In Candidatus Paceibacterota bacterium, a single genomic region encodes these proteins:
- a CDS encoding DNA-directed RNA polymerase subunit beta' yields the protein MLDVNFFDELRIGLASANNIREWSFGEVKKPETINYRTLKPEKDGLFDEKIFGPTRDWECYCGKYKRVRFKGIICERCGVEVTRAKVRRERMGHIELAAPVTHIWYFKGVPSRLGYLLDLAPKDLEKVIYFAAYMITEVDKEAREEDMPQLEKKLANDIRKIETKRDNELDARTKKLEADLSELEAEEAKADVRRKVRESAERELKQIRDRSQRELDRIEQVWARFKNLKVQDLEGDETLYREMKDRYGMYFKGDMGAAAIKRRLETFDLEAEYKILNDLSENGKGQKKTRAIKRLKVVNAFLTTSNHPASMVLDVVPVIPPDLRPMVQLDGGRFATSDLNDLYRRVINRNNRLKRLADLGAPEIIVNNEKRMLQEAVDALFDNGRRGRPVTGPGNRALKSLSDMLKGKQGRFRQNLLGKRVDYSGRSVIVVGPQLKLHQCGLPKQMALELFKPFVMKRLVDLNHAQNIKSAKRMVERARPVVWDVLEEVIAEHPVLLNRAPTLHRLGIQAFEPQLVEGKAIQIHPLVCTAFNADFDGDQMAVHLPLSAEAQAEARVLMLSSNNILSPANGRPITTPTQDMVLGLYYLTSARDGEVGEGRAFGSIAEAVMAFDQGTVSLQAKIKVRLDASNGLNGTESITRSTTIGRALFNEALPPEYPFVDYDVKKAQLGKIVEQLAEFYPKVTVAQTLDALKELGFHWASRAGATIGIEDVVTPVGKAAILKESETRAEKVEIQYEKGLITDDERRQELIEIWTQATKEVGEVMEENFKSSRNNPVWMMVDSGARGNMMQIRQIAGMRGLVANPKGEIIPRPIKSNFREGLSVLEYFISTHGARKGLADTALRTADSGYLTRRLCDVAQDVIIREEDCGTDRGLVLPIAIKNSQGVLVKHDDVETSVYGRSLADPIVVDGVVIAEAGRDMGDLIIDKIIAAGVSEVKVRSVLTCDSKVGQCSLCYGRSLAAGKIVDVGEAVGIIAAQSIGEPGTQLTMRTFHTGGVAGDDITHGLPRVVELFEARTPKGVAPIAEAAGVVSFREDAKGKKIVVTPEDGSEAVEYPIIRRQKLLVEDGQRVEVGQKMVVGAIDPKQVLRILGPRATQVHLVNEIQEVYRSQGVGIHDKHIEVIVRQMLKRITVLEAGDTDLLPGELVERGRFETENRRIVSTGGKAASGRPELMGITKASLATESWLSAASFQETTRVLTDAALSEKSDPLLGLKENVIIGKLIPAGTGLARYRNIRVEPTEEAKAAVYAAYDEYDFTPFESQGSGEAVRLDEFEAPRK from the coding sequence ATGTTAGACGTCAACTTTTTTGATGAACTGCGAATTGGTCTGGCCTCGGCCAACAACATTCGTGAGTGGTCCTTTGGAGAGGTAAAGAAGCCAGAGACCATCAACTACAGAACCCTCAAGCCTGAGAAGGACGGTCTGTTCGACGAGAAGATCTTCGGACCTACTCGCGACTGGGAGTGTTACTGCGGTAAGTACAAGCGCGTTCGCTTCAAGGGAATCATCTGCGAGCGTTGCGGTGTCGAAGTTACTCGCGCAAAGGTTCGTCGTGAGCGCATGGGTCACATCGAACTTGCTGCACCTGTTACTCACATCTGGTACTTCAAGGGTGTTCCCAGCCGCCTTGGCTACCTTCTCGATCTAGCTCCAAAGGATCTTGAGAAGGTTATTTACTTCGCTGCATACATGATCACTGAGGTGGACAAGGAAGCTCGCGAAGAAGATATGCCACAACTTGAAAAGAAGTTGGCAAACGACATCCGCAAGATTGAAACCAAGCGCGATAACGAACTCGATGCACGTACAAAGAAGCTAGAAGCCGATCTCTCCGAATTGGAAGCAGAAGAGGCCAAGGCTGATGTACGCCGCAAGGTTCGCGAGAGCGCAGAGCGCGAACTCAAGCAGATTCGTGATCGCTCACAACGCGAACTCGATCGCATAGAGCAGGTATGGGCTCGTTTCAAGAACCTCAAGGTTCAAGATCTTGAAGGCGATGAGACTCTCTATCGCGAAATGAAGGATCGTTACGGCATGTACTTCAAGGGTGACATGGGAGCTGCTGCGATCAAGCGTCGCCTAGAGACCTTCGACCTCGAAGCCGAATACAAGATCCTCAACGACCTCAGCGAGAACGGCAAGGGTCAGAAGAAGACCCGCGCTATCAAACGTCTCAAGGTTGTTAACGCATTCTTGACCACGAGCAACCACCCAGCATCGATGGTGCTGGATGTTGTTCCGGTTATTCCACCAGATCTACGCCCAATGGTTCAACTCGATGGTGGCCGCTTCGCGACTTCAGATCTCAACGATCTTTATCGCCGCGTCATCAACCGTAACAACCGTTTGAAGCGTCTTGCTGATCTTGGTGCTCCAGAGATCATCGTCAACAACGAGAAGCGCATGCTTCAAGAAGCAGTCGATGCACTCTTCGACAACGGCCGTCGCGGTCGCCCAGTTACTGGTCCTGGTAACCGGGCACTCAAGTCGTTGTCCGACATGCTCAAAGGTAAGCAAGGTCGCTTCCGTCAGAACTTGCTCGGAAAGCGCGTTGACTACTCTGGCCGTTCGGTCATCGTTGTTGGTCCACAGTTGAAGTTGCACCAGTGCGGTCTGCCAAAGCAGATGGCTCTCGAACTCTTCAAGCCATTCGTAATGAAGCGTCTGGTGGATCTAAACCACGCGCAGAACATTAAGTCTGCAAAGCGCATGGTCGAGCGCGCACGTCCAGTTGTGTGGGATGTTCTCGAAGAAGTTATCGCCGAGCATCCAGTACTTCTAAACCGCGCACCTACGCTGCACCGCTTGGGTATCCAGGCATTCGAGCCACAGCTCGTTGAAGGTAAAGCAATTCAGATTCACCCGTTGGTCTGTACCGCGTTTAACGCAGACTTCGACGGTGACCAGATGGCTGTTCACCTTCCACTCTCTGCTGAAGCACAGGCCGAAGCTCGTGTGTTGATGTTGTCTTCCAACAACATCTTGTCACCTGCTAACGGTCGTCCAATCACAACTCCAACCCAGGACATGGTTCTTGGTCTGTACTACTTGACCAGTGCCCGTGATGGAGAAGTCGGCGAAGGCCGCGCATTCGGTTCGATCGCGGAAGCCGTCATGGCTTTTGATCAAGGAACAGTTTCATTGCAAGCAAAAATCAAGGTCCGTCTTGATGCTTCCAATGGACTAAACGGCACCGAGTCGATCACCCGTTCAACCACAATCGGTCGCGCCCTATTCAATGAGGCACTTCCTCCTGAGTATCCATTCGTGGATTACGACGTTAAGAAGGCCCAACTTGGAAAGATCGTTGAACAGCTTGCTGAGTTCTATCCAAAGGTCACCGTTGCTCAGACGCTAGATGCGTTGAAGGAACTAGGTTTCCATTGGGCATCTCGTGCCGGTGCAACTATCGGTATTGAAGATGTTGTAACTCCGGTTGGTAAGGCTGCGATTCTTAAGGAATCTGAAACCAGAGCCGAGAAGGTAGAAATTCAGTACGAGAAGGGTCTGATCACCGATGACGAGCGTCGTCAGGAACTGATCGAGATCTGGACCCAAGCCACTAAGGAAGTTGGTGAGGTCATGGAGGAGAACTTCAAGAGCTCGCGTAATAACCCAGTGTGGATGATGGTCGACTCTGGTGCGCGTGGAAACATGATGCAGATCCGTCAGATCGCGGGCATGCGTGGACTTGTAGCTAACCCAAAGGGCGAAATTATTCCTCGTCCGATCAAGTCCAACTTCCGTGAAGGCTTGTCTGTTCTTGAGTACTTCATCTCTACGCACGGGGCCCGAAAGGGTCTTGCTGATACTGCTCTTCGTACTGCTGACTCGGGTTACTTGACCCGTCGTCTCTGCGACGTTGCACAGGATGTCATCATCCGTGAAGAAGATTGCGGTACTGATCGCGGGCTAGTTCTTCCAATCGCGATTAAGAACTCACAAGGCGTATTGGTCAAGCACGACGATGTCGAAACTTCTGTCTACGGTCGCTCATTGGCCGATCCGATTGTTGTTGATGGCGTTGTCATCGCTGAAGCCGGACGCGACATGGGCGATCTCATCATTGACAAGATTATCGCTGCGGGAGTTTCCGAAGTGAAGGTACGTTCAGTTCTTACCTGCGATAGCAAGGTTGGACAGTGTTCACTTTGTTACGGCCGTTCGTTGGCCGCGGGCAAGATCGTTGATGTCGGCGAAGCAGTCGGAATCATCGCTGCACAATCAATCGGCGAGCCAGGAACGCAGCTAACAATGCGTACCTTCCACACCGGCGGTGTGGCAGGAGATGACATCACACACGGTCTTCCACGTGTCGTTGAACTCTTCGAAGCACGTACTCCTAAGGGCGTCGCTCCAATTGCTGAAGCAGCTGGTGTTGTCTCCTTCCGCGAAGATGCAAAGGGCAAGAAGATTGTTGTCACTCCAGAAGATGGCAGTGAAGCAGTCGAATACCCAATCATCCGTCGTCAGAAGTTGCTGGTAGAAGATGGACAGCGCGTTGAGGTTGGCCAGAAGATGGTCGTCGGCGCAATTGATCCTAAGCAGGTGCTTCGTATTCTCGGACCTCGTGCAACTCAAGTTCACTTGGTAAATGAGATCCAAGAGGTCTACCGCTCACAGGGCGTAGGCATTCACGATAAGCACATTGAAGTTATTGTTCGCCAGATGCTCAAGCGCATCACTGTTCTTGAAGCTGGCGACACTGATCTACTTCCAGGTGAACTCGTAGAGCGTGGTCGCTTTGAGACTGAAAACCGCCGCATTGTTTCAACTGGCGGAAAAGCAGCCTCAGGTCGTCCAGAACTTATGGGTATCACCAAGGCATCTCTTGCTACTGAGTCATGGCTATCGGCCGCTTCCTTCCAGGAGACAACTCGCGTCCTCACCGACGCAGCACTCTCCGAGAAGAGCGACCCATTGCTCGGACTCAAAGAGAACGTCATCATCGGCAAGCTCATCCCAGCCGGTACTGGCCTTGCCAGATATCGCAACATTCGGGTTGAGCCAACTGAGGAGGCAAAGGCCGCTGTCTACGCTGCCTACGACGAGTACGACTTCACTCCCTTTGAATCACAAGGTTCAGGGGAAGCAGTACGACTTGATGAATTCGAAGCACCCCGCAAGTAA
- the rpoB gene encoding DNA-directed RNA polymerase subunit beta, which yields MAASKTKSVAPRRISFAKIREPLEVPNLLALQIESVDWLLGNDIWRARLAKAEVTSRGELPKQSGLEEIFEEISPIEDFQGSMSLSFRDHRFEPPKYSIEDCKERDMTYSQPLFVTAEFTNNITGEIKSQTVFMGDFPVMTQRGTFIINGTERVVVSQLVRSPGVYFERTIEKTSDKDVYTSKIIPGRGAWLEFEVDKKDLVGVRIDRKRKQSVTVFLKALGWTEEQILEEFGEYESMRATLEKDNVKTQDEALLDIYRKLRPGEPPTKEAAQNLIENLYFNPKRYDLAKVGRFKVNKKLGLDLELKQGLLTISDIVATIRYLVALHKGELLMEYGREVRVEKDDIDHFGNRRLRTVGELIQNQVRTGLSRMERVVRERMTTQDVEAITPQTLINIRPVVASIKEFFGTSQLSQFMDQTNPLSGLTHKRRLSALGPGGLSRDRAGFEVRDVHPSHYGRMCPIETPEGPNIGLIGSLATYGRVTAFGFIETPYRKVSKGKVSDAVDYLTADEEDEHVIAQANAPLTDDNHFSEARVLVRRRGGEVEYIPAEEVDYMDVSPRQMVSVATAMIPFLEHDDANRALMGSNMMRQSVPLMRAEAPLIGTGMEFRAAVDAGDVVVATKAGVVTEVSADEVTVMADDATYQMYPLSKFRRSNQGTSYNQKVIVSQGQRLEVGSVIADGPCTENGEMALGKNLLVAFMSWEGHNYEDAIILSQRLVQDDVLTSIHIEEYEVDARDTKLGAEEITRDIPNVSEEVLADLDDRGIIRVGADVVPGDVLVGKVTPKGETELTPEERLLRAIFGEKAREVRDTSLKVPHGESGKVIGVKIFESEEGFELSAGVNQLVRVYVAQKRKIQDGDKLAGRHGNKGVISKILPQEDMPFLEDGTPVDVILNPLGVPGRMNVGQVLEMHLGWVAKTGWDLGGIDEAWQKHLKDIGAEKGAPGTNLATPVFDGAREDEIAGLLGSTLANRDGVQLVGQSGKARLFDGRSGEPYPTPISVGYMYILKLHHLVDDKIHARSTGPYSMITQQPLGGKAQFGGQRFGEMEVWALEAYGAAYTLQELLTIKSDDVLGRVKVYEAIVKGENIPEPGIPESFKVLIKEMQSLCLNVEVLSSEGIAIELRDTDEEVFRAAEELGINLSRVEPSSVEEV from the coding sequence TTGGCCGCGTCTAAAACCAAATCCGTTGCACCTCGCCGTATTTCTTTCGCAAAGATCCGTGAACCACTTGAAGTACCTAATCTCTTAGCGCTCCAAATTGAGAGCGTTGACTGGCTACTAGGTAACGACATCTGGCGTGCACGTTTAGCGAAAGCTGAAGTCACCAGCCGTGGCGAACTCCCCAAGCAATCTGGATTGGAAGAAATCTTTGAAGAGATTTCACCAATTGAGGATTTCCAGGGATCGATGAGCCTCTCATTTAGAGATCACCGATTTGAGCCACCCAAGTATTCAATCGAAGATTGCAAAGAGCGCGATATGACATATTCGCAGCCGCTCTTCGTAACTGCAGAGTTCACCAACAACATCACCGGTGAAATCAAGTCGCAGACTGTTTTCATGGGCGATTTCCCCGTGATGACACAGCGCGGAACATTTATCATCAACGGCACAGAGCGCGTTGTTGTTTCACAGCTCGTACGTTCTCCTGGCGTGTACTTCGAGCGCACAATTGAAAAGACTTCTGACAAAGATGTTTACACTTCAAAGATCATTCCTGGCCGTGGTGCTTGGCTGGAATTTGAAGTTGATAAGAAGGATCTCGTTGGTGTTCGTATCGATCGCAAGCGTAAGCAATCAGTCACTGTCTTCTTGAAGGCACTTGGCTGGACTGAAGAGCAGATTCTTGAAGAGTTCGGTGAGTACGAGTCAATGCGTGCAACCCTTGAAAAAGATAACGTCAAGACACAGGACGAAGCGTTGCTCGATATTTATCGCAAACTCCGTCCGGGCGAGCCTCCAACCAAGGAAGCTGCCCAGAACTTGATCGAAAACCTCTACTTCAATCCAAAGCGTTATGACCTGGCAAAGGTTGGTCGCTTTAAGGTTAATAAGAAGCTCGGCCTCGACCTCGAACTCAAGCAGGGCTTGCTAACAATTTCAGACATTGTTGCGACCATCCGCTACCTCGTAGCACTTCACAAGGGCGAACTCCTTATGGAATATGGCCGCGAAGTACGCGTAGAAAAGGACGATATCGATCACTTCGGTAACCGACGTCTGCGCACGGTTGGTGAATTGATCCAGAATCAAGTCCGTACCGGGCTGTCTCGTATGGAGCGCGTTGTCCGCGAGCGTATGACAACTCAAGATGTTGAGGCGATTACTCCTCAGACCTTGATCAACATCCGCCCCGTGGTTGCCTCTATCAAGGAGTTCTTCGGAACATCCCAGTTGTCGCAGTTCATGGATCAGACCAACCCGCTTTCTGGTCTAACGCACAAGCGTCGTCTTTCAGCTCTCGGACCTGGTGGTCTCTCGCGTGACCGCGCGGGCTTCGAAGTTCGTGACGTTCACCCGTCTCACTATGGACGTATGTGTCCGATTGAAACTCCGGAAGGTCCAAACATCGGCCTGATCGGTTCACTTGCCACCTACGGTCGAGTTACTGCCTTCGGTTTCATTGAGACTCCTTACCGCAAGGTTTCAAAGGGCAAGGTAAGCGATGCTGTTGATTACCTAACTGCTGATGAAGAAGACGAGCACGTCATTGCACAGGCCAACGCGCCTTTGACCGATGACAATCACTTCTCCGAAGCTCGCGTACTTGTTCGTCGTCGTGGTGGCGAAGTCGAATACATTCCTGCAGAAGAAGTTGACTACATGGATGTGTCTCCACGCCAGATGGTTTCCGTTGCTACGGCAATGATTCCGTTCCTTGAGCACGATGATGCAAACCGCGCGTTGATGGGTTCTAACATGATGCGCCAGTCTGTCCCGCTGATGCGTGCAGAGGCTCCGCTTATCGGCACTGGCATGGAATTCCGTGCCGCAGTTGATGCAGGCGATGTCGTTGTTGCGACAAAGGCCGGCGTTGTCACTGAAGTAAGTGCCGACGAAGTCACTGTGATGGCTGATGACGCTACCTACCAGATGTACCCACTTTCAAAGTTCCGCCGCTCAAACCAGGGCACCTCATATAACCAGAAGGTTATTGTCAGCCAAGGTCAGCGACTAGAAGTTGGCTCTGTAATTGCTGATGGTCCATGTACCGAAAACGGTGAAATGGCTCTTGGTAAGAACTTGCTCGTGGCATTTATGTCATGGGAAGGCCACAACTACGAGGACGCGATCATTCTCTCCCAGCGTCTCGTGCAAGATGACGTACTTACCTCTATTCACATTGAAGAGTACGAAGTTGACGCGCGCGATACCAAGCTTGGTGCAGAAGAAATCACCCGCGACATCCCTAACGTCTCTGAAGAAGTTCTTGCCGATCTTGACGATCGCGGAATCATTCGCGTAGGCGCCGATGTTGTTCCTGGCGACGTTCTGGTTGGAAAGGTAACGCCAAAGGGCGAAACCGAACTAACACCAGAAGAGCGTTTGCTCCGTGCGATCTTTGGCGAGAAGGCTCGTGAAGTTCGCGATACCTCACTCAAGGTTCCACACGGTGAGTCCGGCAAGGTTATTGGCGTAAAGATCTTCGAAAGTGAAGAAGGCTTTGAGCTATCAGCCGGCGTCAACCAACTCGTTCGCGTTTATGTTGCACAGAAGCGCAAGATTCAAGATGGTGACAAGCTTGCTGGTCGCCACGGTAACAAGGGTGTTATTTCCAAGATTCTTCCGCAAGAAGATATGCCATTCCTTGAAGATGGCACTCCAGTTGATGTAATCCTCAACCCACTCGGTGTTCCTGGTCGTATGAACGTCGGACAGGTTCTGGAAATGCACCTTGGTTGGGTTGCAAAAACTGGATGGGATCTTGGCGGAATCGATGAAGCTTGGCAGAAGCACCTCAAAGATATTGGTGCCGAAAAGGGCGCTCCTGGAACAAATCTTGCCACACCAGTATTCGATGGTGCTCGCGAAGATGAGATCGCAGGTCTCCTTGGAAGCACACTCGCAAACCGCGATGGTGTCCAACTCGTTGGTCAGAGTGGAAAGGCACGACTCTTCGATGGTCGAAGTGGCGAGCCTTACCCAACTCCAATTTCCGTTGGATATATGTACATCTTGAAACTCCACCACTTGGTAGATGACAAGATTCACGCACGTTCAACCGGTCCATACTCGATGATCACTCAGCAACCACTCGGTGGTAAGGCTCAGTTCGGTGGTCAGCGATTTGGTGAGATGGAAGTGTGGGCACTTGAGGCTTACGGTGCTGCATATACGCTTCAAGAATTGCTCACCATCAAGTCCGATGACGTGCTCGGTCGCGTAAAGGTCTACGAAGCAATCGTTAAGGGCGAGAACATCCCTGAACCAGGCATTCCTGAATCATTCAAGGTGCTTATTAAGGAAATGCAATCTCTCTGTCTCAATGTGGAAGTGCTCTCCTCTGAAGGTATCGCAATCGAATTGCGTGACACTGACGAAGAAGTATTCCGTGCCGCCGAAGAGCTAGGTATCAACTTGTCACGAGTTGAGCCAAGCAGCGTTGAAGAAGTCTGA
- a CDS encoding ribbon-helix-helix protein, CopG family: MKKAKVKYTLGRYVDLDKEVVLDTNGRRITEARARQIARETHDLVVGRPSLSSPGVHSPEIKARVPMKLKKSLQREAKRRGQTSSELVRQAIEEFLRSA; encoded by the coding sequence ATGAAAAAAGCAAAAGTGAAGTACACGCTGGGCCGATATGTAGATCTCGATAAAGAAGTGGTTCTGGACACCAATGGCCGAAGAATTACTGAAGCGCGAGCACGGCAGATCGCTCGTGAGACCCACGATCTTGTGGTCGGGCGACCTTCGTTGTCGAGCCCGGGCGTGCATTCCCCTGAGATAAAGGCTCGAGTGCCAATGAAGTTGAAGAAATCACTACAGCGAGAGGCAAAGCGACGAGGTCAAACTTCCTCAGAGCTGGTGCGCCAGGCGATTGAGGAATTTTTGCGAAGCGCTTAG
- the rplL gene encoding 50S ribosomal protein L7/L12: MAKLSTEDLLGQFKEMTLVELSDFVKSFETEFDVKASAPVAVAAAGGGAVEEAAAQDEFTLTLESAGSQKIAVIKEVRAINSSLGLKEAKDIVDAAPAVLIEKGTKDAVEKAKAALEAAGATVTVK; this comes from the coding sequence ATGGCAAAACTCAGCACAGAAGACCTATTGGGTCAGTTCAAGGAAATGACATTGGTTGAGCTCTCAGATTTCGTCAAGTCATTTGAGACAGAATTCGACGTCAAGGCATCTGCACCAGTTGCAGTTGCAGCAGCAGGCGGCGGAGCAGTCGAAGAAGCAGCAGCACAAGATGAGTTCACACTCACCTTGGAAAGCGCTGGTTCACAGAAGATTGCAGTTATCAAGGAAGTTCGCGCTATCAATTCAAGCCTCGGTTTGAAGGAAGCAAAGGACATCGTTGATGCCGCGCCTGCAGTATTGATCGAAAAGGGCACCAAAGATGCAGTTGAAAAGGCAAAGGCAGCTCTCGAAGCAGCCGGAGCAACTGTCACTGTTAAGTAA
- the rplJ gene encoding 50S ribosomal protein L10: MARPDKAAAVAELAEDFRSATATVLTEYRGLSVTSMKQLRRNLGSETKYAVVKNTLTKIAAKEAGFDVPAELLTGPSALAFIKGDAIVAAKSLRDFAKENPFLIIKGGIYEGKNVTAAEIYKLADLESREVLLAKLAGAMKATMANAIRTIDALRIKKEEAEGPVAVVEAPVAEAVVEAPVAEAVAEEAPVVTEEVQTPVDAAVEAAEEEKE; encoded by the coding sequence ATGGCTCGCCCAGATAAAGCAGCGGCAGTTGCAGAGTTGGCGGAAGATTTCCGTTCAGCAACAGCGACTGTCCTCACCGAGTATCGCGGACTTTCCGTGACCTCAATGAAGCAGCTTCGCCGCAACCTTGGTTCTGAAACCAAATACGCGGTTGTAAAGAACACCCTCACCAAGATTGCAGCAAAGGAAGCCGGATTTGATGTTCCTGCCGAACTTCTCACCGGTCCATCTGCGCTGGCATTCATCAAGGGCGACGCAATCGTTGCAGCCAAAAGCCTGCGCGACTTTGCTAAGGAGAATCCATTCCTGATCATCAAGGGTGGAATTTACGAAGGCAAGAACGTCACCGCAGCAGAGATTTACAAGTTAGCCGATTTGGAATCACGCGAAGTCCTCTTGGCCAAGCTCGCTGGCGCCATGAAGGCAACTATGGCAAATGCAATTCGCACCATCGATGCTCTTCGCATTAAGAAGGAAGAAGCAGAAGGTCCTGTCGCAGTTGTAGAAGCGCCAGTCGCTGAAGCAGTTGTAGAAGCGCCAGTCGCTGAAGCAGTCGCCGAAGAGGCACCAGTAGTAACCGAAGAAGTTCAAACCCCAGTAGACGCAGCCGTTGAGGCAGCTGAAGAAGAGAAGGAATAA